CAGCGATTCCTGATGCGCCACGAGCTGATGAAATTGTAGTAGCTATCGGTGCTTCCACAGGCGGGCGTCCTCATCCGAGAACAGGAAACCGTCACCTGGATATGATTGAGATGGGGCTTGTCTGATGCCTATAGCAGGGACTACTTATTATAAAGAAATAGGGCAGGGTGAGCCGCTTATTCTTATTCATGGAGTAGGTCTAGACCATTCTATGTGGGAAAAGCAGGTTGAAGCTTTATCCAGCCAGTTTCGTGTCATTGTGTACGATATGGTTGGGCATGGAGGATCAGAGCATCCTCCAGCCCCTTATTCTATTTCCCAGTTTGCGAAACAGCTGTCTGATTTAATGGAGCATTTAAACATTAAGAAAAGCCACATTGTTGGGTTTTCAATGGGCGGCATGACGGCTCAAGCCTTTGCCTTAGCGTATCCTGAAAAAGTCAAAACATTAACGATTATGAGTGCAGTGGCAAACCGAACGAACGTGCAGCGGGCGGCAATATTAAGTAGAGTTCAAGAACTAAAAGCCAAAGGACCTTCAGCTACGATTGAACCAGCTATCCAGCGCTGGTTCAGCAAAGCGTTTCAAGAGCAAAACCAACGCATAGTTCAACAAATAAGACAGAGGCTTCAGCATAATAACCCCGAGTCATACTTGGCAGCATATACGCTTTTCGCAACCGCTGACGAGGAATTATGGACAAATTTTCATGAAATAAATGTCCCCGTTTTCATCATAACGGGAGAAGAAGATGTGGGTTCAAACCCACAGATGTCAGAGCAAATGCATGAAAAATTATCACAATCCAAGCTTACCATTGTACCGGGCATGAAGCATATGCTGCCCGTAGAAGGCGCAGCTCTTGTGAATGAAGCGCTTTCTTCATTTATTCATTCGCAAGCAGCAGTAAAATAAAGGAGGAGTCTCATGGAACAGACAGTAAAGGGAATGAGCCTCGATCGTTCTACTGACTTGAAAAAATACAATTTATATATAAACGGAGAATGGGTGGAGCCAGCGAGTCATGAATATTTTCCAAGCTATAACCCTGCAACGGGTGAAGCATGGTGTGAAGTCGCAAAAGGAACAGCTGAAGACGTTGACAAAGCTGTACAGGCAGCTCACCATGCTTTTTTGCATTCAGACTGGGCAAGCATGACGTTCACTGAAAGAGGACGCCTTGTTTACAGGCTGGGGGAGCTAATTGCCGAAAATATCGAAGAATTGGCACGCTATGAATCTATTGATAACGGTAAATTAATCAGGGAAATGCGCGGACAGCTCCGTTATTTACCAGAGTTTTTCTACTATTACGCCGGACTTGCTGATAAGATTCATGGCCATACACTGCCGATTGATAAACAAGATATGTTTACCTTCACATCAAGAGAGCCGCTTGGAGTCGTTGCGGCCATCACACCATGGAACTCGCCTCTATATTTAACAACCTTAAAGCTGGCTCCTGCACTTACTGCGGGAAATACGATTGTTATTAAACCTTCTGAAATGACATCTGCTTCATTACTAGAACTTGTTAAGCTTGTTGAAAAAGCAGGTTTCCCGCCTGGAGTCGTAAACGTTGTGACTGGGTTTGGGATGCCTGTAGGAAATACGTTAACTGCTCATCCGCTTGTTCGAAAAGTAGCGTTTACCGGAGGTGCTGAATCGGCCCGCCATGTGGTACGGAATACAGCGGAAAATTTTGCGCAGCTTTCCTTGGAGCTTGGCGGTAAGTCACCCAATATTGTTTTTAAGGATGCCGATTTAGACAATGCGGTCATGGGCATCATTGCAGGCATTTTTGGCGCTTCTGGACAAAGCTGTGTAGCGGGATCAAGAGCACTTTTACACGTAGACATTTATGATCAAGTAATAGAAAAGTTGATTGACCGGATTTCCCGCATTAGAATTGGTGACCCGCTTCATGATGACAGCGAAATGGGCCCTCTTGCCACTCCAGCTCAGCTAAAGCGTGTAGAAGAATTTGTTGCGCTTGGTTTGGCAGAAGGCGGAAAAATACTGTATGGCGGCAAAAGACCAGAGCATTTACAGAATGGCTGGTATTTTGAACCCACTATTTTTGAATATGCGGACCAAACTTCCCGCCTGACACAAGAAGAAATATTTGGACCTGTTCTCAGTGTCATTCCTTTCAGGGATGAAGCAGAAGCCATTGCCCTTGCAAACGGTACAGAATACGCGCTTGCAGCCGGCATTTGGACAAGCGACTTAGCAAAAGCACATCGTGTAGCAAAAGCAGTGCAAGCTGGCATCGTCTGGGTGAATACATACCGCAGCATTTCACCAATGGCGCCAATAGGCGGATCAGGTCTAAGCGGGTACGGACGGGAAGGCGGCTATGAAGCGATTTATGAATATACGCAAAGCAAGACGGTTTGGATAAATTTATCTCAAGAGTCAATGCCTGATCCTTTCATTATGCGGTAATGTGACGAGAAAGCGCGATCATTTACTAAAGGAGGAAGAATTCATGAAATTGCTAGGTATCTCAGGAACGATTACGGGCTCAAAAACACGGGTTGTCATCCAAAAAATGCTGGAAGACATTAAGCACAGCCATCCGGAGGTTGATATTGAACTGCTGGATTTAAAAGAATATAATCTTCAGTTTTGTGATGGGCGCAATCCGGCAGATTACACGGGCGATACTAGAAAAGTCATTGATATGGTTTCCTCAGCTGATTTTTATCTGATCGGTACGCCAATTTTTCAAGGATCTATCACAGGGGCATTAAAAAATTTATTTGATTTAATCCCGCCTCAACATTTTCGCAATAAAGTCATGGGTTTCGCAGCAACAGGGGGCACGTACCAGCATTACCTTGTTATCGAAAATCAGTTAAAGCCGATCGCCAGCTATTTCCGTGCTTTTGTGGCACCTGGCTCTGTCTACGCCCATAATGACCATTTTAATGCTCAAAATGAAATTGTTGACCCAGAAGTGTTGAAACGAATGGCCAGCCTTAGTGAAGAATTGGTTTTCATGCAAAAAATGCTGAAAGAACCTCAATACAGCTAAAGGTGGCTCACTATGAAAAAACAAAGCAGCATGTCCAAAACGTTTTGCGGCAAAGTGGTTTCTGGAAATCAAATCGGGCGAACGATCGGGTTTCCAACGGCTAACCTTTCCATTGATTCGAGCACACCGTTCTTGGAAAAAGGTGTATACGGTGTCAAAGTAAAGTATCGGGATCAGGATTATTACGGAATTATGAACGCTGGAAATCGTCCGACGATTAATAAAGAAAATCTTCAGCTTCATTATGAAGTGCACATATTTGACTTTTGTGAAGAAATATATGATCAGGAATTAACGGTGGAAACATGCTTTTTTATAAGAAAAGAAATGTCTTTTCAGTCTCTTGAAAAGCTTGTCCGGCAAATTAACCGAGATGTTCAATATGCCAAATGGAAATTTAGTATAAAGCATGATATAGAAAATATTTTTTGGGGCTAGGAGAGATAAAATGAAGCGGCATGTCGAAGAAATTATTCATTTGCCTGATCTGGCATTTATTCATTTTTGCTGCGAGCATTATGGTATTAATAGAGGCGTTTATAATACTATTGATTCCTGGTTCTACGAGCAGGGGGTTGAACATGTCATTGAGCGCCGCAGACAAATCCTTTTATGTCTTAGATTTATCAAAGAAAAACAGGAAGATAAAAACGGTCGGTGTAAGTTTGGGAATGGAGGCTTGAAGATAAAGCTGCAGGAATACATCGCAAGCGAAAAAGAAGTCTCGAAGAAAGCAGTAACCGTTTAATCTTTGCTGAGAAAGGAGTGTCTATCTACGATGCCAAATATTAAAAGTTTAATAAAAAAAGATTTAATCATTAATGGAGAACAAATTGAAACAGAGAAGTATACAACGCTTTACGCTCCTTATTCAGGAGAAGCTATTGCAGAAATTGCATCTGCCACGGGAATCGAAACAGAGCAAGCCATAACAGCAGCTTATAAGGCGCGTGAAACGATGGCATCTATGCCAGCCTGGAAGCGTGCAGAAATTTTAGAAACGGCAGCACAGCTTTTAAAGGATCGGACAGAAGAAGCTTCCAGCATCATTGCTTTAGAAGCAGCCAAGCCTTTAAATACAGCTCGGCAGGAAGTGGCACGGACTGTAGAAACATATAAATTTGCGGCAGAAGAAGCAAAACGAATTCATGGAGAAACGATACCGCTCGATGCAGCGCGCAGTGGAGAAAACAAGCTTGCTTATACAGTTCGTGAACCAATTGGGGTAGTAGGTGCGATTACACCGTTTAATTTTCCAATGAATCTAGTTGCTCATAAAGTAGGTCCGGCTATCGCAAGTGGAAATACGATCGTTTTAAAGCCCGCTTCGCAAACACCACTCTCTTCTTTTTTTATCGCAGAGCTTTTTGAAGAAGCAGGGCTTCCGGCAGGCGTGTTAAACGTGATAACGGGAAGCGGCCGTATCGTTGGGGATCAGCTTGTAACAGACGAGAGAGTCAGCATGATCACTTTTACGGGCAGTCCGGCTGTTGGTATTGGCATCCGCAATAAAGCAGGATTGAAGAAAGTCACATTGGAGCTTGGATCTAACGCTGCTGTTATAATTGATCAGCATACAGCACTTGATCAAATTGCTTCCCGCTGTGTTACCGGTGCATTTTCCAATCAGGGCCAAGTATGCATATCACTTCAGCGCATTTATGTACATGAAAAAGTTTATGAAGAATTTGTTGAAAAATTGATCATTGAAACAAAAAAGCTGGTTCTCGGTGACCCCCTTTGCTCAGAAACCAATATTTCTGCGCTCATTTCGCCGGAAGAGACGAAACGTGCGCTCAGCTGGATTAAAGAAGCCGTAAAAAGTGGTGCAAAACTAGTAACGGGAGGAGAGGTTGAAGGAACAGTGCTTCAGCCAACGATCCTGTTAGAAGCAGGCCAGTCCATGAAAGTTTCCTGCCAGGAAGTTTTTGCGCCAATCGTGATCGTCAACAAAGTAACAACAATAGAGGAAGCGATTGAAAAAGTAAATGATTCCCGATATGGCCTCCAAGCAGGCATTTACACAAATGATGTGCAAACCGCTTTGACTGCAGCAGATCAATTACACGTTGGCGGTGTAATGATCAATGATATTCCCACATTCCGGGTAGACCATATGCCGTATGGAGGAGTAAAAGAAAGCGGAACCGGGCGGGAAGGATTAAAATACGCGATTGAAGAAATGACGGAAATGAAACTGGTTGTCTGGAGCCGGCAGTAAGGAGGAGTGTTATGGCTTATTATGCGGCCTTGCTTCATATGATGGACCCAGAAAAAAACCAAGAAGTACTCCCGCGTCATATTGAATATTTAAACCATCTTGATAAAGAAGGAAAAATCCTAGCGAGGGGCCCTTTTGGAGACGGCTCTGGCGGACTTGTGATCTATCAGGCAGACTCTTTTGAAGAAGCAGCAGTGCTTGCGGAAAAAGATCCGCATGTGCTTGAAAAAGTGCGCCGCCTTGAACTAAAAGAATGGAAAGTCTGGACGCCCCCTGATAGGGCTTAAACAAAGGGATGTGGAAGGTTTCTTAAGCAGCCGGCTGCTCGCCGCCAATGGGCAGCTGGCTGTTTCGTGTGGGTTTAAAGACAGGTCTTCACAGCGGGCCAGCTTAAAACGACCAAATAAAGACATGAACCTGGGTATCTCCAGGTTCATGTCTTTATTTTTTGGGGGCTTGATCAACGCCAGCCCAGCAAAACTTCCAGGATGAAGTCTCAGTCGGGAAAAAGGGTTTTTATCTATTACTTGAAAGTCTATTTTCTCTGTCAGAAAAGTTAACAATCTCCCTTAAATTAGTCAATTTGTTTCGTTTTTTACAATCAACGAGTCCGAAAACGGCGTATTCTATGGATAAGCAAAGTGACAAGCGAACGATTAGTCATTTTGAAAGAAAAATATTCGGAACGAATTAAAGGAGGATTTATTTATGCAAACACCTGAATTGAAAACTCAAACAATCTTACATCCACTTGAGCCCCTAACAGCTGAAGAAATAAGAGAAGCGGTGGCGCTGATTAGACAAGATAAAAGTTTGACAGAAACGTATAAATTTGTTCAGGTGGTGTTGTATGAACCATTGAAAGAAGAAGTAGCCAGCTTTAAAGAAGGCGACCCGATCGACCGTAAGGCATTTATCATTCTGCTTGACAGCGCTGAAAACAAAACATATGAAGCGATTGTATCGATCACAAACGAGCAGGTGCTCTCTTATGTACATATTCCAGATGTACAGCCAAACTTCTTGCTGGATGATTTTGAAATTGAAGAGCTGATTAAAAATGATCCTGAATATCAAAAAGCCCTTTTAAAAAGAGGCGTTACCGATCCAAGCCTAGTCATGATCGACCCCTGGTCAGCCGGCCATTTCAATGATCTGGATAATCCAGACACACGTGTAACACGGGCGCTTGCCTGGGTTCGCAAATCGGAAAAAGACAATGGCTATGCATATCCATTAACGGGTCTTTACGCAATCGTCGATTTAAATAAAAAAGAAATTGTCCGTATTGAAGATTACGGCGTAAAACCGCTGCCGCCAACAGCTGGCAATTACGTGCCGGAATTAAATGAAAACATTCAGGTGCGTACAGACGTAAAGCCGCTGGATATCATTCAGCCGGAAGGCCCGAGCTTTGAAATCAACGGCCATCATATCAAGTGGCAGAAATGGGATTTCCGCATCAGCTTTACGCCGCGAGAAGGGCTTGTTATTCACTCTGTCGGATTCGAAGATAAAGGAAAAAGAAGACCGATTTTATACAGAGCTTCCTTGTCTGAAATGGTTGTTCCATATGCAGATACATCGGAAATGCACGGCCGTCAAAATGCGTTTGATGCCGGAGAGTACGGAATGGGCCAGCTGGCGAATTCATTAGAATTAGGCTGCGACTGCGTTGGGCATATTCATTATTTTGATGCGGTCATGGCGGATCATAAAGGAGACGTCCGCACGATTCCAAATGCGATCTGCCTGCACGAAGAAGATTACGGCATTGCCTGGAAACATACGGACTGGAGAACAAATGAAGTGGAAGTGCGCCGCTCACGCCGTTTGGTCGTTTCCTTCTTCTCGACTGTAGCCAACTATGATTACGGCTTCTTCTGGTCCTTCTACCAAGACGGCACAATTGAACAGGAAGTGAAGCTGACAGGAATGCTGAATACCGGCGCGCTGGATGAAGGCGAAGTTCCGAAATACGGAAATTTAGTAGCGCCGCAGTTAAATGCAACGTTCCACCAGCACTTCTTTAACTTCCGTCTCGATATGGAGCTTGATGGAGCGAAAAACTCTGTTGTAGAAACGGAAACTGTGGCGGAAGAAAGAGGGGAACACAATCCGTTCAATAATGGATGGTACCCTGTGTCCAAAACGTTTAAAACGGAAAAAGAATCGGTCCGTAAAATGAATTTGGAAACCGTACGCACATGGAAAATTATTAACCCAGAATCAAAGAATTTTGTCGGACAGCCGGTGGGCTACAAAATTGTAACGGGCGAAAACTGCCTTCCGTTTGCGAATGACGATTCCAGCTTGATCAAACGGGCCGGCTTCTTGAAAAACCACCTTCATGTCACGAAGTTTGACCGTAACGAGCAATTTGCATCTGGCGCTTATCCCAATCAGCATCGTGGTGGAGACGGCTTGACGAAATACCTTGAAGCGGACCGCAATATTGAAAATGAAGATATTGTCGTCTGGTACACAATGGGTCACCATCACATCACTCGTCCGGAAGACTGGCCGGTTATGCCGACTGCGTATACAAACTTCCAGCTGAAGCCGGTTGGATTCTTTGATCACAATCCAGCGCTTGACCTGCCGCGTCCAGAATCAAAAACCAAGTGTCAATCAAACACAAGTGCTTCTTCCTCTTGCGGGCATTCAACAGAGATTTAAATCGTTTTTGGAGGCGGGCTCTTGAGCCTGCTTCTTTTTTATAAAAAATGGAGGTGCAGCAAAATGATCCTGATCAGCAGCTTTATTGTCCTTATGTATACCGTCTTTTTTGCTCTCAGCCTTTACCCGGTCAAGCAGCAGGTAAGCGCGGTGTCCGGAAAATGTATTGTTATGGCTTTCAGCATGGTGACTGCTACCCTTATCGGGCTGCTGCTTGCTTTTTCCATGCAGGGCCAGCTGGCGGTTTCCACCATTTTGTCCATTGTAATCAGCAGTATTTTCGCTTATGTAATTGGGCGCCCGTTCGGATTAATGGGGATTGTAGAAGCGCTGATGTCGGGTTTTATGGGCGGCATGATGGGAGCCATGCTTGGTGAAATGATTCCTGTAAACCAAATGACGATTATGATGGCTGCCATGGACCTTTTTTATTTTTTTACAGCAGCCGTGATTATTACGATGATCCGCCGGGAAGTTTCCGCACAAAAAAAGGGGTTGTTCAGTACGCGCCGGCTTCCTTTTGCTTTGCTGACCACTTTATCAATCTGCATTATAGGCGGTGCCGCTTTATTTGACAGTGTGAAAGCAGCTGGCAGTGAAGCGGAAGAAAACGTACAGACCCATGATCACCATAACCATTGAATGGATTAATAGGACGAGTGAGACAGCTTCCAAAAAAGGAAAGCATGACGGGTGATTCCTCACCCCTTTTTTATTGCACGGTATATAAAGAAAGAAGCTCGAAAACTGATGAATAAGAAAGGCGGAAGAAACATGACCCGACATTATGAAAAAGAAGTAAATTGCGACAAAGAATTAACCTTATCCCTAATCAGTGGAAAGTGGAAAATGTTTATCATTTGGACACTGAATGAGAAAGGAACGGTTCGCTTTAATGAAATGAGAAGGCTGATTCCAGCCATTACGCAGCGTATGCTCGTGAATCAGCTGCGGGAACTCGAGGCAGATGGAGTGATTCAGCGGAAAGTATATCCTGTTGTGCCTCCGAAAGTTGAATACTCGTTAACGGAAATCGGCCACAGCTTAATGCCTATCTTGAAGTTAATGTACGACTGGGGGAAAAATTATCGGGCAACAATGGATCAGCACAGCCCGACTTCATTAACCTCCATCTCACAATAATGGACTCAAAAAAGCATCCTCCTCTCAGGGTGCTTTTTTGTTTAAAGAGAAAGGGAAATTTTTATCTTTTCTGTTGAGAACTTCTGTGCTTTTTTAAAGAGAGAAAAAGAAGGCTGCCCAGCCAGACTACAGTAATGCTTGCAGTGCTAATTAAAAGGAAGTACCAGCCATCTCAACGGTTAATGGCAGAGAAGAGAAAATATGTAAGGCAAGGTGAGGCATGATACATTGATAAACAAGGAGAGCTGAGGCTCTTAACAGCCGGCAGTTTGGGTCCTCTAAAAACCAGCTGCCATGTTACATAGTCAGCTGGTTTTCTTAATGAAGACCTGTTTTTTTCCTTGTTGCTTGCTTTGAGAACTATTTAATATCACAATACCGGCAATCGTAAAAAGCAAGCCCGCCGCTTTTAAGCTATCAATGCTTTCGTGAAACAATAAGCTTCCTACAACAGCTGTACAGACTGTACCAGTGCCTGCCCAGGTTGCATAAGCGATGGACAAGGGGATTGTCTTAAGGGCAAAACTTAAACAAGTAAATGTAGCAAGAAAGCCGATTGCAGCCCCGACAGACGGCCATACAATCGTAAAGCCGTTCGACAACTTCAGCATAGTAGAACCAAACACTTCAAACAAAATAGCGGCTCCTAAAAACACCATTCCTTTCAAGGCACTTCCTCCTTTATTCAGTGATATTCAGCAACACAAGCCCCATAAGTAACAGGCCAATGCCTGCAGCGCCTTGCTGGCTGATTTTTTCCCGAAACAGTAAAATGCCAGCTAAAGCGGTTAACATGATGCCAAGTCCGCTCCAGGTAGCGTAAACGATACTGAGAGGAATTGATTTCATCGTAATCGATAAACAGTAAAACGTAATGGTATAGCCGGCAATAGTTCCTGCAGCCGGCAGCCATTTGGTAAATCCATTTGAATATTTCAGCATCGCAGCAGCAAATACTTCAAAAATGACGGCTGTTACTAAGAATAAATAAGGCAGCATACGCAATGTCCTTTCTGTTTGAAAAATAAGGAAGGAAATAAAAGAAAACAAGAAAACAGCCCGGCTTCTCACATGAAAGGTAAAATGCCGGGCTGGCCTTATCTCGTTATAAGTCCAAAACAAGACAGTCTGTCTTAGCACGGGATACACAAGTGAGCATCACATTTTCTTCAGCTTTTTCTAAGTCGGTTAAAAAGAAATCACGGTGGTCTACTTCCCCGCCGCTCACGGGAACAAGGCAGCTTCCACATCCTCCGACTTTACATGAATAGGGAGCCTTCACTCCATGAGCAAGCAGTGCATCGAGTACAGTTTCGTTTTCAGAAACAGGGATTGTTTCCCCGCTTTGCTTCAGCTTGACCTGAAGAGGATGAGACGGACCAAAATCAGGAGGAGAAAAACGTTCAAAATGAATGCTTTTGTCCAGGTAGCCGTATTTTTTGGCTGCTTCCGCAAATTCGTTCATCATGGCTTCTGAACCGCAAAAATAAACGTGCGTGCCGATCGGCTGCTGTTTCAATAAGCTGGTATGCATTCTTTGCTGTCGGTCCGAAAAGTAAAAATGGGTTTGCTCCGGATAAGCCTGTTTTAAAAAAGAATAAAATGCGCACTGTTCGTTTGAAGGCGCAGCATAGTGCAATTCAAACGATTTTTCTTTTCGTTTTAAATCTGCTGTCATCGCTAAAAACGGTGTAATGCCGATGCCGGCTGCAAAAAAGACATGATGTTTTGCCTGAAAACTGAGCGGAAAATGATTTTTGGGATAGCTGATCTGCAGCCGTGCTCCTTTTTGAACCTTGCTATGCCAGTAAACAGAGCCTTCTTTTGAAACGGCCTGACGCCGAATCGCAATTTGGTAAGCTGACGTATCAGCTGGATGGCTTGTTAAAGAATAGTGCCGCTCCAGCACTCCATCTTCTTTGGGGAGAAACGTTGTAATATGCGAACCCGCACTAAATCTTGGCAGGGGAACGTTTTCTGCTGGTACAAGTGTAAAACTTTTAACAGAAGGCGACTCTTCTTTTATATCAGCCACAAAAACATCGATTACAGCATTCGTCATCCTCATC
The genomic region above belongs to Domibacillus sp. DTU_2020_1001157_1_SI_ALB_TIR_016 and contains:
- a CDS encoding alpha/beta fold hydrolase, with amino-acid sequence MPIAGTTYYKEIGQGEPLILIHGVGLDHSMWEKQVEALSSQFRVIVYDMVGHGGSEHPPAPYSISQFAKQLSDLMEHLNIKKSHIVGFSMGGMTAQAFALAYPEKVKTLTIMSAVANRTNVQRAAILSRVQELKAKGPSATIEPAIQRWFSKAFQEQNQRIVQQIRQRLQHNNPESYLAAYTLFATADEELWTNFHEINVPVFIITGEEDVGSNPQMSEQMHEKLSQSKLTIVPGMKHMLPVEGAALVNEALSSFIHSQAAVK
- a CDS encoding aldehyde dehydrogenase, which codes for MEQTVKGMSLDRSTDLKKYNLYINGEWVEPASHEYFPSYNPATGEAWCEVAKGTAEDVDKAVQAAHHAFLHSDWASMTFTERGRLVYRLGELIAENIEELARYESIDNGKLIREMRGQLRYLPEFFYYYAGLADKIHGHTLPIDKQDMFTFTSREPLGVVAAITPWNSPLYLTTLKLAPALTAGNTIVIKPSEMTSASLLELVKLVEKAGFPPGVVNVVTGFGMPVGNTLTAHPLVRKVAFTGGAESARHVVRNTAENFAQLSLELGGKSPNIVFKDADLDNAVMGIIAGIFGASGQSCVAGSRALLHVDIYDQVIEKLIDRISRIRIGDPLHDDSEMGPLATPAQLKRVEEFVALGLAEGGKILYGGKRPEHLQNGWYFEPTIFEYADQTSRLTQEEIFGPVLSVIPFRDEAEAIALANGTEYALAAGIWTSDLAKAHRVAKAVQAGIVWVNTYRSISPMAPIGGSGLSGYGREGGYEAIYEYTQSKTVWINLSQESMPDPFIMR
- a CDS encoding NAD(P)H-dependent oxidoreductase, encoding MKLLGISGTITGSKTRVVIQKMLEDIKHSHPEVDIELLDLKEYNLQFCDGRNPADYTGDTRKVIDMVSSADFYLIGTPIFQGSITGALKNLFDLIPPQHFRNKVMGFAATGGTYQHYLVIENQLKPIASYFRAFVAPGSVYAHNDHFNAQNEIVDPEVLKRMASLSEELVFMQKMLKEPQYS
- a CDS encoding riboflavin kinase, with amino-acid sequence MKKQSSMSKTFCGKVVSGNQIGRTIGFPTANLSIDSSTPFLEKGVYGVKVKYRDQDYYGIMNAGNRPTINKENLQLHYEVHIFDFCEEIYDQELTVETCFFIRKEMSFQSLEKLVRQINRDVQYAKWKFSIKHDIENIFWG
- a CDS encoding aldehyde dehydrogenase family protein: MPNIKSLIKKDLIINGEQIETEKYTTLYAPYSGEAIAEIASATGIETEQAITAAYKARETMASMPAWKRAEILETAAQLLKDRTEEASSIIALEAAKPLNTARQEVARTVETYKFAAEEAKRIHGETIPLDAARSGENKLAYTVREPIGVVGAITPFNFPMNLVAHKVGPAIASGNTIVLKPASQTPLSSFFIAELFEEAGLPAGVLNVITGSGRIVGDQLVTDERVSMITFTGSPAVGIGIRNKAGLKKVTLELGSNAAVIIDQHTALDQIASRCVTGAFSNQGQVCISLQRIYVHEKVYEEFVEKLIIETKKLVLGDPLCSETNISALISPEETKRALSWIKEAVKSGAKLVTGGEVEGTVLQPTILLEAGQSMKVSCQEVFAPIVIVNKVTTIEEAIEKVNDSRYGLQAGIYTNDVQTALTAADQLHVGGVMINDIPTFRVDHMPYGGVKESGTGREGLKYAIEEMTEMKLVVWSRQ
- a CDS encoding YciI family protein → MAYYAALLHMMDPEKNQEVLPRHIEYLNHLDKEGKILARGPFGDGSGGLVIYQADSFEEAAVLAEKDPHVLEKVRRLELKEWKVWTPPDRA
- a CDS encoding primary-amine oxidase; this translates as MQTPELKTQTILHPLEPLTAEEIREAVALIRQDKSLTETYKFVQVVLYEPLKEEVASFKEGDPIDRKAFIILLDSAENKTYEAIVSITNEQVLSYVHIPDVQPNFLLDDFEIEELIKNDPEYQKALLKRGVTDPSLVMIDPWSAGHFNDLDNPDTRVTRALAWVRKSEKDNGYAYPLTGLYAIVDLNKKEIVRIEDYGVKPLPPTAGNYVPELNENIQVRTDVKPLDIIQPEGPSFEINGHHIKWQKWDFRISFTPREGLVIHSVGFEDKGKRRPILYRASLSEMVVPYADTSEMHGRQNAFDAGEYGMGQLANSLELGCDCVGHIHYFDAVMADHKGDVRTIPNAICLHEEDYGIAWKHTDWRTNEVEVRRSRRLVVSFFSTVANYDYGFFWSFYQDGTIEQEVKLTGMLNTGALDEGEVPKYGNLVAPQLNATFHQHFFNFRLDMELDGAKNSVVETETVAEERGEHNPFNNGWYPVSKTFKTEKESVRKMNLETVRTWKIINPESKNFVGQPVGYKIVTGENCLPFANDDSSLIKRAGFLKNHLHVTKFDRNEQFASGAYPNQHRGGDGLTKYLEADRNIENEDIVVWYTMGHHHITRPEDWPVMPTAYTNFQLKPVGFFDHNPALDLPRPESKTKCQSNTSASSSCGHSTEI
- a CDS encoding winged helix-turn-helix transcriptional regulator; the encoded protein is MTRHYEKEVNCDKELTLSLISGKWKMFIIWTLNEKGTVRFNEMRRLIPAITQRMLVNQLRELEADGVIQRKVYPVVPPKVEYSLTEIGHSLMPILKLMYDWGKNYRATMDQHSPTSLTSISQ
- a CDS encoding multidrug efflux SMR transporter → MKGMVFLGAAILFEVFGSTMLKLSNGFTIVWPSVGAAIGFLATFTCLSFALKTIPLSIAYATWAGTGTVCTAVVGSLLFHESIDSLKAAGLLFTIAGIVILNSSQSKQQGKKQVFIKKTS
- a CDS encoding multidrug efflux SMR transporter, which produces MLPYLFLVTAVIFEVFAAAMLKYSNGFTKWLPAAGTIAGYTITFYCLSITMKSIPLSIVYATWSGLGIMLTALAGILLFREKISQQGAAGIGLLLMGLVLLNITE
- a CDS encoding PDR/VanB family oxidoreductase, which codes for MTNAVIDVFVADIKEESPSVKSFTLVPAENVPLPRFSAGSHITTFLPKEDGVLERHYSLTSHPADTSAYQIAIRRQAVSKEGSVYWHSKVQKGARLQISYPKNHFPLSFQAKHHVFFAAGIGITPFLAMTADLKRKEKSFELHYAAPSNEQCAFYSFLKQAYPEQTHFYFSDRQQRMHTSLLKQQPIGTHVYFCGSEAMMNEFAEAAKKYGYLDKSIHFERFSPPDFGPSHPLQVKLKQSGETIPVSENETVLDALLAHGVKAPYSCKVGGCGSCLVPVSGGEVDHRDFFLTDLEKAEENVMLTCVSRAKTDCLVLDL